The DNA sequence AACTTTTCCTTTTTTAAATATTAAACCTTCACCTTTTCCTCCTGCAATTCCTATATCAGCTTCTTTAGCTTCTCCTGGCCCATTTACTGCACATCCCATAATGGCAACCTTTAAGGGTTTCTTTATGAACTTAAATCTTTCTTCAGCTTCTTTTACCAGCTCAATAAGGTCTATCCTTGTTCTGCCACAAGTTGGACACGATATTATATCTACCCCTTCTTGCAATAGGCCTAAGGACCGTAGAATCTCACGTCCTACTCTTACTTCTTCGACAGGATAACCAGTTAGTGAAACCCTTATAGTATCCCCAATCCCCATTGAAAGAAGGCTACCCATACCTATAGCTGATTTTATAGTGCCATTCCAAACAGGTCCAGCTTCTGTTACTCCAAGATGCAGAGGATAATCAACCATTTTAGATATTTTTTTATATGCTTCTATGGTAAGAAGAACATTACTTGCCTTTAAAGATATTTTCATCTCGTCATAGCCCATTCTTTCTAATATTCTTACATGTTCAAGGGCACTTTCCACCATAGAATTGGCGTTGACGCCATTGTATTTATTTAAGTATTCTTGCTTTATAGAGCCTGAATTAACCCCTATGCGAATAGGTATCTTTCTTTCTTTGCAAGCACTTATTACCTCTTTTACTTTTATATCAGAGCCTATGTTGCCTGGATTTATCCTTAAACAATCAGCTCCATTTTTAACAGCCTCAATTGCTAATCTATAATCATATTGAATATCTGCAATGAATGGAATATTTATATGTTTTTTAATCTCTCTTATAGCTTTAGCATCATCAGAATCAGTTATAGCAGATCTTATTATATTACAACCTGCTTCCTCCAACTCCTTAATCTGTTTAATAGTTGCATTGATATCTTTTGTGATAGTATTGGTCATAGACTGGACGGTTATTGGACTATCCCCTCCAATGGCAACATCTCCAACCATAATCTTTTTTGTCTTTTTTCTTTCCACATAATCACCTTCTAAGCATATTTATTCTAGTTATATCAGAATAGGTAATAGTTAGCATCAATAAAATCAAGGCTATAAATCCAACAAAATGTATAAAGCCTTCCTTTTCAGGATCAATAGCTTTTCCTCTTATTATTTCAAGGAATAAAATAACTATTCTACTTCCATCTAAAGCTGGTATGGGTAATAGGTTGAAGAATCCTAGGTTCACACTTATTAAACCTGTTAAAAAAAGTAGGTCTGTAATTCCATATTTTGCAGCTTCTCCAATGGTATATATTACTCCTACCGGACCTGACAGGTCCTTAGTGGTTACTTGCCCTTTAAATACCATCTTAATGAAGTCAAACATAAGTGTAAGGGCTGAAATGGTCTTTTGAATACCACCCTTTATAGCAGGAATCAATCCCTTATCAATAACTGGTGTTATACCTATCAAAACCCTATTCTCACTATTTATCTCCGGTCTTAAAACAAAACCTATCCTTTCTCCATTACGCAATACTTCTATAGTCATATCTTCATCTGGGCTAGAGTTACTTATTTCATTTACTATGGATTCCCAGTTTTTTATTTTTGCGTCATTTATGCTGACTATCTTATCTCCAGCTTTGATACCCACTTTTTCTGCTGGAGATCCAGCTAGTGTTTCTGCTACTGTAGTTGTTTGCATACCTACACTAAAAGAAACTAAGGAGAAAACTATTAATGCCAAAACAAAGTTCATCAATGCTCCTGCTCCAACTACTGCAATCCTATATATGGCAGGCATATTATTAAAGCTTCTTGGGTCTTTAGACTTTTCATCTTCTCCTTCCATGCTCACATATCCGCCAATAGGAAGTAACCTAATACTGTATTTTGTTTCATTTTTTTCTCTTTGAAAAATTTTAGGCCCCATACCAATTGAAAACTCATTTACCTTGATACCAACCAATTTTGCAATTATAAAATGACCAAATTCATGAAAAAGTACTACCAGTAGAAATACAAAAATTGCTGCTACTAGCGTTACCATATACATCACCACCTGTTAAACATTATATGAAATAATTAACTATGTAGTATACATATGGTGCAATAAATAATATACTATCAAATCTATCTAGTACACCGCCATGACCAGGCATAATAAAACCAAAATCCTTTATGCCCGTTTTCCTTTTAATTTTTGAAGCAGTTAGATCTCCAATTTGAGCTAAAACAGACCCAATTACAGAAAGCAATATAAATTTCCCCATTGAAGATAAATCAAAATAATTCACAAAAATTATAGTTAAAAAAATTGAACCCAATATTCCTCCTAAGGCCCCTTCTACAGTCTTTTTTGGGCTAATCTTTGGACATAATTTAGTTTTTCCAAATAATAATCCTATTAAATAAGCAAAAGTGTCAGTACCCCATGCAATTATGAAAACAAACCAAAGATAAGAGCTTCCTCTTAAATGTATAATATATTGAAACAAAAAAGGTATATAAATTATGCCAAGAATTGTAATCATAACATCTTTCACATTGGCTTTCTTTCTATAAAGGGAAAAAATTGTCGGTATAATAATCAATAAACTTATAGATTTCAACGTAATCCATTTAATATTTAATGAATTAAAAAGGAAACCAATACAACTTATATACCCTATCTCTTTGATAGGGTTAAAACCATTATTATTCACAGCTGCATAAAACTCTCTTATTCCAATAAGGGATAATATGAATATATAAAAGGATGTATAAAACCCACCTTTATAGAGCATAGATAAGGTTAGCAATACTAATACAGTTCCACTTAAAGTTCTTATTATTAAATTTCTCACCTAAATTCCTCCAAATCTTCTATTTCTTCTCTGATAATCAATTATTGCCATATACAAATGTTCTTCTTTAAAATCGGGCCAAAGTATATCAGAAAACCAGAACTCGGTATAAGCAATTTGATATAACATGAAATTGCTAATTCTAAGTTCACCACTTGGTCTAATCAATAAATCTGGATCAGGAATATCTTTGGTATAAAGGTAATTCTTAAATGAACCTTCATCCACTTCTTCTATATTTATTTTACCCATTCTAATATCTTCTAACAAACTCTTTATACCCCGAATAATTTCATCTCTACCACCATAGTTCAACCCTATATTCAATACCATTTTTGTATTATTTTGGGTAGTATCTATTGCTCTTTTTATTTCCTTCCTAGCAAACTCAGGTATCTTTGATAAATCTCCCATGGTTTGAATTTTAATGTTATTCCTATGGATTCTGTCTAATTCAATCCTTATATATTCAACTAATAATTTCATCAATCCATCTATTTCTTCCTTTGGTCTTTTCCAATTTTCCGTTGAAAATGCATAGAGAGATAGATATTTTATATTTAATTCTGAGGCAACTTGAACTATATCAATTACCCTTTTCATTCCCTCTCTATGGCCTGCTGTCCTAGGTAAAAGTCTTTTTTTAGCCCATCTTCCATTACCATCCATTATAATGGCAATATGACTTGGCAATCTATCCATATCAATTTTTTCTCTAAGCTCTGTAACAGGGTTCCTCTCCATGAAAATTCCTCCTATCATTAAAAACCCCTTCTATTGCAAGAAGGGGAATGCTTAGATTTCTAACAACTCTTCCTCTTTTTTTCTCGTAAGCTCATCGATTTCTTCAATATATTTATCTGTAATCTTTTGGGTCTCATTTTCTGCTAATTTCCGTTCATCTTCACTTAATTCCTTATCTTTTTCCATCTTTTTAATGGCATCATTTGTTTCTCTTCTTATATTTCTTATGGAAACCTTAGCATTTTCTGCACTTTTCCTAACAATCTTTACTAACTCTTTTCTTCTTTCTTCGGTCAGCAATGGAATAGGAAGCCTTATTAGCTTACCATCATTTGATGGGTTTAACCCTAGATCGGATTTGAGTATTTCCTTTTCAATAACCGGTATAAGATTTGCGTCCCATGGTTGAACCACCAACAACCTAGGTTCAGGAGCAGAAATGCTAGCTACTTGTTTTAGAGGTGTTAAAGTTCCATAGTAGTCAATAGATATTTGGTCTAATAATGCAGGATTAGCTCTTCCAGCTCTTAAACTTTTTAGCTCTTCTTTGAAAACTTCAACGGTTTTTTTCATTTTCTGTTCAGATTCCTTATGAATGTCTAAATACATATTACCCCTCCTTTACATGAGTGCCTATTTTTTTACCCAAAACCACATCCACTATGTTATTTGGTTTGTCTATACCAAATACGATAATTGGTATATCATTGTCCATACATAGAGATGTTGCAGTAGAGTCCATAATTCCCAAACCCATATTTAGTATATCTATGTACCTCAATTCATCAAACTTCTTAGCAGAAGCATTAACATATGGGTCAGAATCATAAACGCCATCTACCCCTTTTTTGGCTAATAATATAACATCTGCTTCTATTTCAGCAGCTCTTAAAGCTGCAGTTGTGTCAGTAGAAAAATATGGATTGCCTGAGCCTGCTGCAAAAATAACCACTCTTCCTTTTTCCAAATGTCTTATAGCTCTTCTTCTGATATATGGTTCAGCAATTTGTCTCATTTCAATGGCAGTTTGCACTCTTGTAATGACCCCAATATTTTCTAAAGCATCTTGAAGAGCAAGTGCATTAATAACTGTACCCAACATACCCATATAATCTGATGTGGCTCTATCCATATTCGATGCAGACCTACCCCGCCAGAAATTCCCGCCACCTACTACTATAGCTACTTCTACTCCAAGATTTCTTAACTCCTTAATTTCTGTAGAAATCCTATTGATAGTTTCCATATCTATTCCAAACCCTTTACCACCAGACAGTGCTTCTCCACTTAACTTTAGTACAACTCTTTTGTAAACAGGTTCTACCATATATATCCTCCCAAATTTTATGAATAAAATGATTGCCTATTTAAATGGAGAACAACTAGTGTTCTCCATTTAATTACATTTTTAATTGCTTTGCTACTTCTTCGGCAAAGTTCTCTTCTTTTTTTTCTAATCCTTCTCCAACTTCAAATCGAACAAATCTTCTAATTACTAGGTTTTCACCTATCTTTGCTATTTTTTCATTTAATAAATCTTTAACTTTCATGCTTGGCTCCCTAATGAAGGGCTGTTCTAATAAACATACTTGTTCGAAGAACTTCTCTAGTCTTCCTTCCACTATTTTCTGTGCTATATGTTCTGGTTTTCCTTCATTTAATGCTTGATGCACTAGTATTTCTCTTTCTTTTTCTATTTCTTCTTGAGGAACATCTTCTTTCTTAACATATTTAGGACTTGATGCAGCTACTTGCATAGCCATATCCTTTACAAATTGTTTAAATTCATCAGTTTTTGCAACAAAATCTGTTTCCGAATTAACTTCAATCAAAACACCTATTCTTCCACCATGAATGTAGGCTTCTATTAATCCTTCTGCTGCAATTCTTCCAGATTTTTTAGCAGCTTGTGACAATCCTTTTTCTCTTAATAAAACTATAGCTTTTTCTATATCGCCATTAGTCTCTTCTAAAGCTTTTTTACAATCAAGCATTCCAGCTCCAGTTCTCTCTCTTAGTTCCTTTACTTGTGCAGCACTTATACTCATTCTAACCCTCCTTTATTGTTAAAAATGGTAAGAGCGTAAAGGAATATAACCCTTTAAACCCTTACCCTTTCCTATTCTTCTACATCTATTATTTGTTCTCCCTGTTTGCCCTCTAATACAGCATTAGCCATAGTTTCAGTTAATAATTTAACGGCTCTTATAGCATCGTCGTTTCCAGGAATTACATAGTCTACTTCGTCCGGATCACAATTAGTATCAACTATTGCTACAACTGGTATTCCTAAAATCTTTGCTTCGTTTACAGCAATCTTTTCCTTCCTAGGATCTACAACAAATAAAGCATCAGGAATTCTATCCATATTCTTTATACCACCTAAGAACTTTTCAAGTCTTTCTCTTTCATGTTTCAATTGGATTACTTCTTTCTTAGGCAATATTTCGAATAGCCCTTCTTCCTCCATTTTGCCTAATTCATGCAATCTCTCGATTCTCTTCCTGATGGTTTTATAATTGGTAAGCATTCCTCCAAGCCATCTTTGATTTACGTAATGCATGCCACATCTTTTAGCTTCAGTTTCAATAGCTTCCTGAGCTTGCTTTTTAGTCCCAACAAAAAGAATTTCTCCACCATTGGCAGCTACTTCTTTAACGAAATCATATGCAATCTCAACCATTTTAACCGTTTTTTGAAGGTCGATGATATAAATTCCGTTTCTTTCAGTAAAAATGTACTCTGCCATCTTAGGATTCCATCTTCTAGTTTGATGTCCAAAGTGTACTCCTGCTTCTAGTAGACTTTTCATTGTAATAACTGACATATCTAATTCACCTCCATGTTTTAATCCTCCACTTCCCTCATCTATTTAAAGGACCTATAAGGCACAACTTCAAATATCAGAAAGTGTGTGTAATCACGTTAGTAGTATAACATATACGAAATTATTTATCAATATTTTCAAGTTAATATTTTTATTAAATATCAGACCAAATTTTTAATATCACTTCAATTTCCCTGACACTTTTATTCAATGTCTTAGCTATTTCTTCCTTGGATAAACCTTCCCTATTTAATTGATGAATCTTTTTTCTCAATTCCCTGAAACTAATTTCATTTTTATCAGGGATTTTTACTCCATCATTGGTTCTAGCCATCTTTTCTTCTAGCTGAATATCACATACTTCATTAGATTTTATACGTCCTAATTGTTGATAATCTATAGACTGTAGCTTATCCAATTTAGCTAAGCTTTCTTCAATTAACTCGTCGAAGCTGGTTAAAATATCCTCCATAATACCATGATAATATTTTACATCTCTATGCATTGATACAATGGATTCATAAATCTCTTTTTCACCTTTATCTGTCCTGTTGATAACCATTAATGATGCTAAGATAAATAATATACCTAATATATTCAATGTAATAGCCATCTAATCATCCTCATCTAAATTTTAATATCTACTTTATTGCCCAGTTGACTATTATTATCTGTTCCACTATTATCCCTTTTTTTTCTTTTTCTATTGCTTTCACTAGAATTGTCCCTAGACTGATCTCTTTTATCAACATCAATTCGTAGACCTTCACTTTTATTTGTATTTAATACCCTTTTACTTTTCGTCTCCCTTAACTTTTCCTGTTGTACAATCCCCTGTTCCACTTGAACTCGCAACTTATCGTGTTCAACTTGTCTGATCTTCGACACTTCTTGAGATTTAGTTACTATGTTAACATAATCTACGGACCTAATGGACATGAAAATCACTCCCAATATGGACCAATTCGTATTTCTCCACCTTCATTGTAGAAAGTACACCTTTTAAGCTCATCTCTAACAGTCATAGTGCCATTACCTATAACAATCTTAACTCCTGGATATACAGTATCTGCAACTTTAATTTTTCCTCTCGAAATACTTTCTATTTGTACTCTTATAAACTCATATTCATCTTTCAGTTTATTTAGATCTTCTTCCAATGTCTCTTTAGTCATAATGAGTTTTGAGTACATTTCAGCTTGATCATTATTTAACGATCTAATATTTTTCAACTTATTCATTAACTCCAATGATTTCATTATTTTTCCTAAATTCTCTTCCAATTGCTCAATTTCATTTTTCAATTTTTCGCTTTTATCCTTGAGTTCAGGATCTGTTCCTACTTCCAAAATAGTTTTAGTAGCCATGGAGGATCCAATGGTTTTAGCATGAATATTCTTTCCTGCCC is a window from the Tepidimicrobium xylanilyticum genome containing:
- the tsf gene encoding translation elongation factor Ts — protein: MSISAAQVKELRERTGAGMLDCKKALEETNGDIEKAIVLLREKGLSQAAKKSGRIAAEGLIEAYIHGGRIGVLIEVNSETDFVAKTDEFKQFVKDMAMQVAASSPKYVKKEDVPQEEIEKEREILVHQALNEGKPEHIAQKIVEGRLEKFFEQVCLLEQPFIREPSMKVKDLLNEKIAKIGENLVIRRFVRFEVGEGLEKKEENFAEEVAKQLKM
- the rseP gene encoding RIP metalloprotease RseP; translated protein: MVTLVAAIFVFLLVVLFHEFGHFIIAKLVGIKVNEFSIGMGPKIFQREKNETKYSIRLLPIGGYVSMEGEDEKSKDPRSFNNMPAIYRIAVVGAGALMNFVLALIVFSLVSFSVGMQTTTVAETLAGSPAEKVGIKAGDKIVSINDAKIKNWESIVNEISNSSPDEDMTIEVLRNGERIGFVLRPEINSENRVLIGITPVIDKGLIPAIKGGIQKTISALTLMFDFIKMVFKGQVTTKDLSGPVGVIYTIGEAAKYGITDLLFLTGLISVNLGFFNLLPIPALDGSRIVILFLEIIRGKAIDPEKEGFIHFVGFIALILLMLTITYSDITRINMLRR
- the frr gene encoding ribosome recycling factor translates to MYLDIHKESEQKMKKTVEVFKEELKSLRAGRANPALLDQISIDYYGTLTPLKQVASISAPEPRLLVVQPWDANLIPVIEKEILKSDLGLNPSNDGKLIRLPIPLLTEERRKELVKIVRKSAENAKVSIRNIRRETNDAIKKMEKDKELSEDERKLAENETQKITDKYIEEIDELTRKKEEELLEI
- the rpsB gene encoding 30S ribosomal protein S2, encoding MSVITMKSLLEAGVHFGHQTRRWNPKMAEYIFTERNGIYIIDLQKTVKMVEIAYDFVKEVAANGGEILFVGTKKQAQEAIETEAKRCGMHYVNQRWLGGMLTNYKTIRKRIERLHELGKMEEEGLFEILPKKEVIQLKHERERLEKFLGGIKNMDRIPDALFVVDPRKEKIAVNEAKILGIPVVAIVDTNCDPDEVDYVIPGNDDAIRAVKLLTETMANAVLEGKQGEQIIDVEE
- a CDS encoding isoprenyl transferase, with the protein product MERNPVTELREKIDMDRLPSHIAIIMDGNGRWAKKRLLPRTAGHREGMKRVIDIVQVASELNIKYLSLYAFSTENWKRPKEEIDGLMKLLVEYIRIELDRIHRNNIKIQTMGDLSKIPEFARKEIKRAIDTTQNNTKMVLNIGLNYGGRDEIIRGIKSLLEDIRMGKINIEEVDEGSFKNYLYTKDIPDPDLLIRPSGELRISNFMLYQIAYTEFWFSDILWPDFKEEHLYMAIIDYQRRNRRFGGI
- a CDS encoding phosphatidate cytidylyltransferase; its protein translation is MRNLIIRTLSGTVLVLLTLSMLYKGGFYTSFYIFILSLIGIREFYAAVNNNGFNPIKEIGYISCIGFLFNSLNIKWITLKSISLLIIIPTIFSLYRKKANVKDVMITILGIIYIPFLFQYIIHLRGSSYLWFVFIIAWGTDTFAYLIGLLFGKTKLCPKISPKKTVEGALGGILGSIFLTIIFVNYFDLSSMGKFILLSVIGSVLAQIGDLTASKIKRKTGIKDFGFIMPGHGGVLDRFDSILFIAPYVYYIVNYFI
- the pyrH gene encoding UMP kinase, encoding MVEPVYKRVVLKLSGEALSGGKGFGIDMETINRISTEIKELRNLGVEVAIVVGGGNFWRGRSASNMDRATSDYMGMLGTVINALALQDALENIGVITRVQTAIEMRQIAEPYIRRRAIRHLEKGRVVIFAAGSGNPYFSTDTTAALRAAEIEADVILLAKKGVDGVYDSDPYVNASAKKFDELRYIDILNMGLGIMDSTATSLCMDNDIPIIVFGIDKPNNIVDVVLGKKIGTHVKEG
- the ispG gene encoding flavodoxin-dependent (E)-4-hydroxy-3-methylbut-2-enyl-diphosphate synthase, with the protein product MERKKTKKIMVGDVAIGGDSPITVQSMTNTITKDINATIKQIKELEEAGCNIIRSAITDSDDAKAIREIKKHINIPFIADIQYDYRLAIEAVKNGADCLRINPGNIGSDIKVKEVISACKERKIPIRIGVNSGSIKQEYLNKYNGVNANSMVESALEHVRILERMGYDEMKISLKASNVLLTIEAYKKISKMVDYPLHLGVTEAGPVWNGTIKSAIGMGSLLSMGIGDTIRVSLTGYPVEEVRVGREILRSLGLLQEGVDIISCPTCGRTRIDLIELVKEAEERFKFIKKPLKVAIMGCAVNGPGEAKEADIGIAGGKGEGLIFKKGKVYRKVKEELLLDELLKEIEDL